One genomic segment of Hordeum vulgare subsp. vulgare chromosome 2H, MorexV3_pseudomolecules_assembly, whole genome shotgun sequence includes these proteins:
- the LOC123425529 gene encoding uncharacterized protein LOC123425529 has translation MESQQQQQQMEAVSAPAAATNGGGELIGYVDVHVRSARDIQNICIYHKQDVYARLSLPGEGAPAASTQVINGGGRNPVFDQSVRVGVRAGDVDAALRCEVWMLSRVKNYLQDQLLGFALVPLPDVVAAEGGTLAREFPLSTNDLFHSPAGFLELELSYIGVVPDVIPVSPTPKPALADPDEAENAGDGAGAGAGKDYENMEFPDMNLVEENQIMLSEYVGLPCTAMETQSSESLLTSEDVDGAATESHDAGVRVVQSFSTDYSTADSSAGAFRSETAVSSVSTTESPAAAVPATPQSNPSEPSGNALSSAGQKEKASDAADAAEVDSSHTVQESPAVNSPSTVSENAVDKPPPAMSFNFEQEVQVNQKEIMDMYMKSMQQFTESLAKMKLPLDLDNGSDKSGSGPAAASPTDSSGTDSSAAAKKPTAGGAQEKSPKVFYGSRAFF, from the coding sequence ATGGagtcgcagcagcagcagcagcagatggaggCGGTTTCTGCGCCGGCCGCCGCTACGAACGGGGGCGGGGAGCTGATCGGGTACGTGGACGTGCACGTGCGGAGCGCGCGGGACATTCAGAACATCTGCATCTACCACAAGCAGGATGTGTACGCGCGCCTGTCGCTGCCGGGGGAGGGCGCGCCGGCGGCCTCCACGCAGGTAATCAATGGCGGAGGCCGCAACCCGGTGTTTGACCAGTCGGTGCGCGTCGGCGTGCGCGCGGGGGACGTCGACGCCGCGCTCCGCTGCGAGGTCTGGATGCTCAGCCGGGTCAAGAATTACCTGCAGGACCAGCTGCTGGGGTTCGCGCTCGTGCCGCTCCCGGACGTCGTCGCCGCCGAGGGCGGCACGCTCGCGCGCGAATTCCCGCTCTCCACCAACGACCTCTTCCACTCCCCGGCCGGCTTCTTGGAGCTCGAGCTCTCTTACATCGGGGTCGTGCCCGATGTCATTCCCGTCTCGCCCACGCCCAAGCCTGCGCTGGCCGACCCGGACGAGGCCGAGAACGCCGGCGACGGAGCCGGCGCTGGCGCAGGGAAAGACTACGAGAATATGGAGTTCCCTGACAtgaatcttgtggaggaaaaccaGATTATGCTCTCGGAATATGTTGGTCTGCCGTGCACGGCCATGGAAACGCAGAGCTCCGAGAGCCTCCTGACCTCAGAGGACGTGGATGGCGCCGCCACCGAGTCCCACGACGCCGGCGTGCGAGTTGTGCAGAGCTTCTCGACGGACTACAGCACCGCCGACTCCTCGGCCGGCGCCTTCCGGAGCGAGACGGCAGTCAGCAGCGTGTCCACCACGGAGTCCCCGGCCGCGGCCGTCCCGGCTACCCCGCAGTCCAACCCGTCCGAGCCGTCAGGAAACGCCCTCTCCTCAGCAGGCCAGAAGGAGAAGGCCTCAGACGCGGCGGACGCGGCGGAGGTCGATTCGTCTCACACCGTTCAGGAGAGCCCGGCGGTGAACTCACCCAGCACTGTGTCTGAGAACGCGGTGGACAAACCTCCGCCGGCGATGAGCTTCAACTTCGAGCAGGAGGTGCAAGTGAACCAGAAGGAGATCATGGACATGTACATGAAGAGCATGCAGCAGTTCACGGAGTCGCTGGCCAAGATGAAGCTCCCGCTGGACCTGGACAATGGCAGCGACAAGAGCGGGAgcggccccgccgccgcctcgcccacTGATTCCAGCGGCACCGACTCGAGCGCGGCGGCGAAGAAACCGACGGCCGGGGGTGCGCAGGAGAAATCTCCCAAGGTGTTCTACGGAAGCCGAGCCTTCTTCTAA